In the genome of Telluria beijingensis, one region contains:
- the cobA gene encoding uroporphyrinogen-III C-methyltransferase, translating to MAALGKVYLVGAGPGAADLITVRGARLLAQADVVLYDALVTPEMLELCLRAEKISVGKRSGQRSMAQTLINEQLVDCAGKYALVVRLKGGDPMLFGRADEELRALEAEGIEVEVVPGITTAVAAAAATKQPLTKRGLARSVAFFTSSTAPDEPDHPALPETDTLVQYMGGREAAATAERLLAEGRRPDLPVVVVENCSRADERILRLTLTDLARGLEPGHGPVLVMMGEALARREHQAS from the coding sequence ATGGCGGCGCTGGGCAAAGTGTATCTCGTAGGAGCCGGTCCCGGCGCAGCTGATCTCATCACGGTGCGCGGCGCGCGCCTGCTGGCGCAGGCCGACGTGGTGCTGTATGACGCCCTCGTCACGCCCGAGATGCTGGAACTGTGCCTGCGGGCCGAGAAAATCTCGGTCGGCAAGCGCTCGGGCCAGCGCTCGATGGCGCAGACGCTGATCAACGAGCAGCTGGTCGACTGCGCCGGCAAATATGCGCTGGTGGTTCGCCTGAAAGGCGGCGATCCGATGCTGTTCGGCCGCGCCGACGAAGAATTGCGCGCGCTGGAAGCCGAAGGCATCGAGGTCGAAGTCGTCCCCGGCATCACTACCGCGGTGGCGGCGGCGGCGGCGACCAAGCAACCCTTGACCAAGCGCGGCCTCGCGCGCAGCGTCGCCTTCTTCACCTCGAGCACGGCGCCGGACGAGCCGGATCATCCTGCGCTTCCAGAAACCGACACCCTGGTCCAGTACATGGGCGGACGCGAAGCCGCGGCCACCGCCGAACGCCTGCTGGCCGAAGGCCGGCGCCCCGATCTGCCGGTGGTGGTCGTGGAGAACTGCAGCCGCGCCGACGAACGCATCCTGCGCCTGACGCTGACTGATCTCGCGCGTGGTCTCGAGCCCGGTCATGGACCGGTGCTGGTGATGATGGGCGAGGCGCTCGCCAGGCGCGAGCACCAGGCATCGTAA
- a CDS encoding sirohydrochlorin chelatase yields MTRGLILFAHGARAASWAAPFERLRDATQAQAPDAEVALAFLELMTPSLPDTVAAMVARGIDRVTVVPVFLGQGGHLLRDLPALCDTIRAAHPGLTLDVVGAIGEDAGVQRAMTDYCVAALDNQPG; encoded by the coding sequence ATGACGCGCGGACTGATCCTGTTCGCCCACGGCGCGCGCGCCGCTTCCTGGGCGGCGCCGTTCGAACGGCTGCGCGATGCGACGCAGGCCCAGGCGCCGGATGCCGAGGTGGCGCTGGCCTTCCTCGAATTGATGACGCCCAGCCTGCCGGACACGGTGGCGGCAATGGTCGCGCGCGGGATCGATCGGGTGACGGTGGTGCCGGTATTCCTGGGGCAGGGCGGGCACCTGCTGCGCGACCTGCCGGCCCTGTGCGATACGATCCGCGCCGCGCATCCCGGATTGACGCTCGACGTGGTGGGCGCCATCGGCGAGGACGCCGGGGTGCAGAGGGCGATGACCGATTACTGCGTGGCCGCGCTCGATAATCAACCCGGTTGA
- the lptG gene encoding LPS export ABC transporter permease LptG: MKILQRYFAVNIFQAVAFVLAAFLALVAFMDLTSILPSVGKNDFGMQHALLYVLLLVPGNVYQVMPVAALIGTIYTMAQFASSSEFTIMRASSMSTRQAAMMLFKIGAVFVLIAFVFGELITPRTAPVAERMRLTAKGGSVSAEFRSGMWTKDSVHADGVRGNITGSRFFNVRRIAPDGQLEDVRLYEFDNNMRIRSIVTAAHGAYGGNNTWRLSNVTETMFANSRELPAPGSAVPAGQTIQSTYGQETASVSTRKLDSYVLASEITPKILSVSRSDPERMSAAELAVYTRHLAENRQETERFKVAFWKKVIDPFSIFVLMALALPFAYLHTRSGGVSLKIFIGIMIGVSFLLINSLFSHLGVLTILPAFLTAVAPSMLFLLMALGALWWVERH; this comes from the coding sequence ATGAAAATCCTCCAACGCTATTTCGCCGTCAATATTTTCCAGGCGGTGGCCTTCGTGCTGGCGGCCTTCCTGGCGCTGGTCGCCTTCATGGACCTGACCAGCATCCTGCCGTCGGTGGGCAAGAACGACTTCGGCATGCAGCATGCCTTGCTGTATGTGCTGTTGCTGGTGCCGGGCAATGTGTACCAGGTGATGCCGGTGGCGGCCCTGATCGGCACCATCTATACGATGGCGCAGTTCGCCTCGAGTTCCGAATTCACCATCATGCGCGCCTCGTCGATGTCGACCCGCCAGGCCGCCATGATGCTGTTTAAAATCGGCGCCGTGTTCGTGCTGATCGCATTCGTGTTCGGCGAACTGATTACGCCGCGCACGGCCCCGGTCGCCGAGCGCATGCGCCTGACCGCCAAGGGCGGTTCGGTGTCGGCCGAATTCCGCTCGGGCATGTGGACCAAGGACAGCGTGCATGCGGACGGCGTGCGCGGCAACATCACCGGTTCGCGCTTCTTCAATGTGCGCCGCATCGCCCCCGACGGCCAGCTCGAGGACGTGCGCCTCTATGAGTTCGACAACAATATGCGCATCCGCTCGATCGTCACGGCGGCGCACGGCGCTTATGGCGGCAACAATACCTGGCGCCTGTCCAACGTCACCGAGACCATGTTCGCGAACAGCCGCGAGCTGCCCGCGCCCGGCTCGGCTGTCCCGGCCGGGCAGACCATCCAGAGCACCTATGGGCAGGAGACAGCCTCGGTCTCGACCCGCAAGCTCGACAGCTATGTGCTCGCGTCCGAGATCACGCCCAAGATCCTGTCGGTGTCTCGCTCCGACCCCGAACGCATGTCGGCCGCCGAACTGGCCGTCTACACGCGCCACCTGGCCGAAAACCGGCAAGAGACCGAACGCTTCAAGGTCGCGTTCTGGAAGAAGGTCATCGACCCGTTCTCGATCTTCGTGCTGATGGCGCTGGCGCTGCCGTTCGCCTACCTGCACACGCGCAGCGGCGGCGTGAGCCTCAAGATCTTCATCGGCATCATGATCGGGGTGAGCTTCCTGCTCATCAATTCGCTGTTCTCGCACCTGGGCGTGCTGACCATCCTGCCGGCCTTCCTGACGGCGGTGGCGCCGAGCATGCTGTTCCTGCTGATGGCGCTCGGGGCGCTGTGGTGGGTGGAGAGGCATTGA
- the lptF gene encoding LPS export ABC transporter permease LptF, with protein sequence MIFRRSLQRELASAAGATFTVLFSILVTWTLIAILGRAAGGKVASGDVLALIVFRSAELLPIILILTSFIAVVATITRSYRDSEMVVWFASGQSLLGWIRPVLTLGLPMVALVGALSFVVTPWAKMKSAEFVERFQKREDLQRVAPGQFRESSSSDRVFFVERSAEGSTVVQNVFVGGVDGDSHSVVVAKQGVIESDGKGGQFLVLSNGRRYEGVPGQADFQTMEFERYSMRVATQAPMLGADVPVSALSTPALLIAPNRFTQAELLARIAAPITCLVLMLLAIPLGFVNPRAGSSANLIIALLIFFTYNNLVRLTEASVKQGKLAFAMGWWPLHLAALLVVVGLFAWRLNVNHRYHPLVLINGFKRRRFLKKAAAPKREEARAE encoded by the coding sequence ATGATTTTCCGACGTTCCCTGCAACGTGAATTGGCGAGCGCCGCGGGCGCGACGTTCACGGTGCTGTTTTCCATCCTCGTCACCTGGACCCTGATCGCCATCCTCGGCCGGGCCGCGGGCGGCAAGGTGGCATCCGGCGACGTGCTGGCGCTGATCGTGTTCCGCAGCGCCGAGCTCTTGCCGATCATCCTTATCCTCACGTCCTTTATTGCCGTGGTCGCGACCATCACGCGCAGCTACCGCGATTCCGAAATGGTGGTCTGGTTCGCCTCGGGTCAATCCCTCCTCGGGTGGATCCGGCCGGTCCTGACGCTGGGCTTGCCGATGGTGGCCCTGGTCGGCGCGCTGTCCTTCGTCGTCACGCCCTGGGCCAAGATGAAGAGCGCCGAATTCGTCGAGCGCTTCCAGAAGCGCGAAGACCTGCAGCGCGTGGCGCCCGGCCAGTTCCGCGAATCGAGCTCGAGCGACCGCGTGTTCTTCGTCGAACGCAGCGCCGAAGGCTCCACCGTGGTGCAGAATGTGTTCGTCGGCGGCGTCGATGGCGACAGCCACTCGGTGGTCGTGGCCAAGCAGGGCGTGATCGAGTCGGACGGCAAGGGCGGCCAGTTCCTGGTGCTCAGCAATGGCCGCCGCTACGAAGGCGTGCCGGGCCAGGCCGATTTCCAGACCATGGAATTCGAGCGCTACAGCATGCGGGTGGCCACCCAGGCGCCGATGCTCGGCGCCGACGTGCCGGTGTCGGCCCTGTCCACGCCGGCGCTGTTGATCGCCCCCAACCGCTTTACCCAGGCCGAACTGCTGGCCCGTATCGCGGCGCCGATCACCTGCCTCGTCCTGATGCTCCTGGCGATTCCGCTCGGCTTCGTCAATCCGCGCGCGGGGTCGTCGGCCAACCTGATCATCGCCTTGTTGATCTTCTTCACCTATAACAACCTGGTGCGCCTGACCGAGGCCAGCGTCAAGCAGGGCAAGCTGGCCTTCGCCATGGGCTGGTGGCCGCTGCACCTGGCGGCGCTGCTGGTCGTGGTGGGGCTGTTCGCCTGGCGACTGAACGTGAACCACCGTTACCATCCGCTGGTGTTGATCAATGGCTTCAAGCGCCGCCGTTTCTTGAAAAAAGCGGCTGCGCCCAAGCGTGAAGAGGCGCGCGCAGAATGA
- a CDS encoding leucyl aminopeptidase yields MDFSIKAFDTKNTLAAAKSGCIAVAVYENKKLSAAAKALDVNGDISAALKSGDISGKPGSTLLLRGVAGVAATRVLLVGLGSDDVASEKSFTTGVTATLKAFSTLGAADAIIAFPLDSVKERDANWALRALVIAASEAEFRTDGQKSKKDPAIAGVRKIVVAVPEAGVNKATLAQAAAIANGMNLTKELGNLSPNVCTPTFLANTARKLAEDYGFDIEVLERKQLEALKMGSFLSVTRGSDEAPKFIVLKHNGGKSKDAPVVLVGKGITFDTGGISLKPGPGMDEMKYDMCGAGSVLGTFRAIGEMGLKLNVVGIVAACENMPSGRATKPGDIVTAMNGTTIEVLNTDAEGRLILCDALTYAERFKPAAVVDIATLTGACIVALGHHTSGLFTRDDAAHDQLATELLDAGKQAGDVAWRFPLGEIYNDQLKSNFADLANIGTPGAASITAACFLENFTRKYTWAHLDIAGTAWKSGANKGATGRPVPLLTTFLMNRV; encoded by the coding sequence ATGGACTTTAGCATAAAAGCATTCGACACAAAAAACACCCTGGCCGCTGCGAAATCCGGCTGCATCGCGGTTGCGGTGTACGAGAACAAGAAACTGTCGGCTGCGGCAAAAGCACTCGATGTGAACGGCGACATCAGCGCGGCGCTCAAGTCGGGCGACATCAGCGGCAAGCCCGGTTCGACCCTGCTGCTGCGCGGCGTGGCTGGCGTGGCCGCTACGCGCGTGCTGCTGGTCGGCCTGGGTAGCGACGACGTCGCCAGCGAGAAAAGCTTCACGACCGGCGTCACCGCCACGCTGAAAGCCTTCTCGACCCTCGGCGCGGCGGACGCCATTATCGCATTCCCGCTCGACAGCGTGAAAGAGCGCGACGCAAACTGGGCGCTGCGCGCGCTCGTGATCGCCGCCAGCGAAGCCGAATTCCGCACCGACGGCCAGAAGAGCAAGAAGGATCCGGCCATTGCCGGCGTGCGCAAGATCGTCGTCGCCGTCCCCGAGGCAGGCGTGAACAAGGCGACCCTGGCCCAGGCCGCGGCCATCGCCAATGGCATGAACCTGACCAAGGAACTGGGCAACCTGTCGCCGAACGTCTGCACCCCGACCTTCCTCGCCAACACCGCGCGCAAGCTGGCCGAGGACTACGGCTTCGACATCGAAGTCCTGGAACGCAAGCAACTCGAAGCGCTCAAGATGGGCAGCTTCCTGTCGGTGACGCGCGGCAGCGACGAAGCGCCGAAGTTCATCGTCCTCAAGCACAACGGCGGCAAGTCGAAGGACGCGCCGGTGGTCCTGGTCGGCAAGGGCATCACCTTCGACACCGGCGGCATCTCGCTCAAGCCAGGTCCCGGCATGGACGAAATGAAATACGATATGTGCGGCGCCGGCTCGGTGCTCGGCACCTTCCGCGCCATCGGCGAGATGGGCCTGAAGCTCAATGTCGTCGGCATCGTCGCCGCCTGCGAGAACATGCCGTCGGGCCGCGCGACCAAGCCGGGCGACATCGTCACCGCGATGAACGGCACTACCATCGAAGTGCTCAACACCGACGCCGAAGGCCGCCTGATCCTGTGCGACGCCCTGACCTATGCCGAGCGCTTCAAGCCGGCCGCCGTGGTCGACATCGCGACCCTGACCGGCGCCTGCATCGTGGCCCTGGGCCACCACACCAGCGGCCTGTTCACCCGCGACGACGCCGCCCACGACCAGCTGGCGACCGAGCTGCTGGACGCCGGCAAGCAGGCGGGCGACGTGGCATGGCGCTTCCCGCTGGGCGAGATCTACAACGACCAGCTCAAGTCGAACTTCGCCGACCTGGCCAATATCGGCACCCCGGGCGCGGCCTCGATCACCGCAGCCTGCTTCCTGGAGAACTTCACCCGCAAGTACACCTGGGCCCACCTGGACATCGCCGGCACCGCCTGGAAATCGGGTGCGAACAAGGGCGCGACCGGCCGTCCGGTGCCGCTGCTGACGACCTTCCTGATGAATCGGGTGTAA
- a CDS encoding DUF1653 domain-containing protein: MPIRYRHYKGGIYELVCEAVLEADHTPVVVYRGQDGVVWVRPRDAFFGEVTVDGTTLPRFALLDAPPA, translated from the coding sequence ATGCCGATACGTTACCGCCATTACAAGGGCGGCATCTACGAGCTGGTATGCGAAGCGGTGCTCGAAGCCGACCACACACCCGTGGTCGTCTATCGCGGCCAGGATGGCGTCGTGTGGGTAAGGCCCCGTGACGCATTCTTCGGAGAAGTGACGGTCGACGGCACGACGCTGCCGCGCTTCGCTCTCCTCGACGCACCGCCTGCCTGA
- the xth gene encoding exodeoxyribonuclease III produces the protein MKLVTWNVNSLKVRLSHLLQWLEANPVDALCIQETKLTDDKFPLAELNAAGYQVAFSGQKTYNGVAILSKHPIEDVVRNNPHYEDAQQRLLAATIDGVRFICAYVPNGQEVGSDKYAYKLAWLEALRTWVAAEMAAHERFAILGDYNIAPEARDVHDPAEWEGRIHFSIPERAALQELMALGLSDAFRLFDQPEKQYSWWDYRQMAFRRNRGLRIDHILLSKALAERCTACHIDRETRKWEQPSDHAPVVATIAD, from the coding sequence ATGAAATTAGTCACCTGGAATGTTAATTCCCTGAAAGTTCGTCTCTCGCATTTGCTGCAATGGCTGGAAGCTAATCCCGTCGATGCCCTGTGTATTCAGGAAACCAAACTGACCGACGACAAGTTCCCGCTGGCCGAGCTGAACGCGGCCGGCTACCAGGTCGCGTTTTCTGGCCAGAAGACGTATAACGGCGTCGCCATCCTGTCGAAGCACCCGATCGAAGACGTGGTAAGGAACAACCCGCATTACGAAGACGCGCAGCAGCGCCTGCTGGCGGCGACAATCGACGGCGTGCGCTTCATCTGTGCCTACGTGCCGAACGGCCAGGAAGTCGGTTCCGACAAATATGCCTATAAGCTGGCCTGGCTCGAGGCGCTGCGCACCTGGGTGGCGGCCGAGATGGCCGCGCACGAGCGCTTCGCGATCCTAGGCGACTACAATATCGCCCCCGAGGCGCGCGACGTGCACGACCCGGCCGAATGGGAAGGCCGCATCCATTTCTCGATTCCCGAGCGCGCTGCGCTGCAGGAACTGATGGCGCTGGGGCTGTCCGACGCGTTCCGCCTGTTCGACCAGCCTGAAAAGCAGTACAGCTGGTGGGATTACCGGCAGATGGCGTTCCGCCGCAACCGCGGGCTGCGCATCGACCACATCCTGCTGTCGAAGGCGCTGGCCGAGCGCTGCACCGCCTGCCATATCGACCGCGAGACGCGCAAGTGGGAACAGCCGTCGGATCATGCGCCGGTGGTGGCGACGATCGCGGATTGA